GGTGCAGATGCAGCAGAACAAACTCTCTGTGCAGTCCAACCCTTCCCCACAGCTCAGGGGGGTGATGAAAGTGGAAAACTCCGAGAATGTCCCGAGTCCCACCCATCCCCCAGTCGTCATCAACGCTGCagatgatgatgaagatgatgatggtgaGAAATCTTGGAATTCTTTAGAATGTTCCTGctttaaatcaaaacagaaagCACAAAATTTGTGGATTTTGCAGTGGTTTAAGCCATAGAGAAGAGCCTCCTGAATGTTTTTATGGATTGAAATATTGGATGAActatctgaaaatgaaaaatcttgGCTAAATCCCTGCTCCAGAAATGAATTAATTTGGggtttcattttcccttccagaCCAGCTTtctgaagaaggagaagaaaccAAAACCCCAGTCCAGCCACCAACCACAGAAACCCACAATGGGCTGAGGGTGATTTCCACCAGGAAATCCAATTCCAGTGCAAAGCAAGGTATTCcaagagctgcaggaggagggatTGGGAGGAGAATTGGACAATGAAAAGCCAAATATTCATAAAATACAACAGAACTCAGGGATGCTGAATGGAATCCGGGAGTTCATTCCCACCTGATCGTGTTCCCCAAGCAGGGAAAATCCTTCTGGCTTGGTTTTGTGGGACAAAATAGAGTTTAAGTGGAGTTTAAAGAGTTTAAGTGGAGTTTAAAGAGTTTAAATGGAGTTTAGATGTCTGCAGATGTCCCTTCAGGCACTCTGGAAATCCATATCCAAGTGATAAAGGAATCTTTAATCCCTCTCCATGAATTAGTGCTTAAAAGTGAGGATTTTCCCCTGGAGGGTGAAAAAAAGGTGTCAGTTTTCCAAAATCCCAACTGTTCTGGGGATTTTTAACTGCTGGGGAGTGTTGACAGGGTTTATCCCAAATACTTTGGGAAGAATTGACCTCAAGTTCCTGAATTATTCTCTGCTTCCAGATGACGACTTAAATTTCGGGATAAAAACCCTGGAAGAGATCAAACTGaagaaactcaaggaaaaagccaaaaaacaAGGTGGTGAGTTAATATCCTTAATATCCCTCCTTTCTTATCCGTCTGCCTTCTATTCATCCTTGGCTTTAATCCTGATTTTCCTTGGATAATTTGCaagagaaggaatttttttggCACTCTCgggagctcctgcagggacagcCTTCCATGTTTTTTGAGGGGGGGCTTACTCTGGCCTGTTTTCCCAGTCCTGCTTGGAATTCCAAGGGCAAATCCAAGGGAAATTGCTAAATATCCtgatttttccatgtttttccatGCAGAAGGTCCTTCAGGAGTGGCTGTGGATCCCCTCCAAGCCCGGAGCATTCCCGTGCCAGAGAAGGAAAACGTCCGGACCGTGCTGAGAACTGTGACCCTCTCCTCAAAGGAAGgtaatcccaaatcccaaaattcccattccaTGGCTCCTAACCCAAATTATTGATCATTAGGATAATTCACACATGTGGTGCTGCCTTTTCCTGATTTGAATTTCCAAATGGTTGTGTTGGAAAAGTTTGGAATTCGTAGGTGCTGGATTTGTTTGGAATTAAAGCTCAGGAAGTTTTATCACTGAAACCATTTCTCCTCCCAGTCCTTCTTTCAGTGGTTTGGCTGCcagaaaatgtcattttttggGATAAGAGCTGGAATTGGGATgatgcttttcctgcttttctgtgcacTGAAGAGATCCTTCTTTATTTTAGGGGAGGACCCTGTGATCCAGCTGAATCTTCCTGACAGactgggaaaaaggaaaaccctCACGGGTGAGAGCTTTTTGTGAAGTATTGACAGCAGAAACAGCAAATTCTCTTAGCAACCAAACaccacaaatattaaaaaaagaaaaaaaaatcgaCCTGGGAGGATTCAGATTCCTGGGGGTTTGTTCTTAAACCCTCCAGCAGAGGAATAATTCTGAAAGAATTTCTCATTTTGTGTCTTTCTGAAGCTGGGAAAACTTTCCTTCCCCTGAGGAGGAACGTTGCTGACAGGCTGGGGaggaaggcagagctgcagggaaatGCTGACAAGGCCCCAAAGAGAGGCACAGGTACCAAACACTCCTGGATTTCCCACCTGGAATTTCTCTCCAGGTTTTCTGTTGGGATTTTCtgttcctcctttctcctcacgGTTCTTTTTGCACCTTGGTTTGAGGGCTCCCTCTGAATCCTGCTGAGGTTCTCTCCTGTCTCGTTTCCCACACAAAATTGGGATTTCTGCCacttttttaacttttcctggtttgtttttttttttagttcaagTCCTGAAGTCCCTGAAggagaggctggggctgccctctgagcagagcagcacagagacAGGTAAAAATTGGATTTGGAatattccttcccttttttttttctcttcccaagaACTCCCATGCAACCTTAAATTGTTAATTTTAAAGGATAACTGGCTCTGCTTTTCCAAATCCAAGTGGTTTAAAGGAGGGAGAGAAGTTTATTGTTAagggaattgggattgttcatcctggagaggagaagttTTGGGGTGATCTCATTGTggcctgaagggagcctgcagGAAAGGTGGGGAGGGAATATTTCCAAGgcatggagtgccaggacaaggggaatggctttacaCTGATGGGGAataggtttagatgggatattgggatggaattgttccctgggagggtggggaggagctgggatggaattcccagagaagctgtggctgcctgtggattcctggcagtgtccaaggccagcttggagcaccctgggatagtgaaaggtgtcccttaAGGACCttaaggtccttcccacccaaaccctcCTGTCCCAAGCTACACTGAGAGCCCtcaatcccaaattccctcggTGCTGGGAGAAATTTTGGAGACTTTTCCCAAAATCCTTGGACTCCCTTTAACTGCCGCTTCTCGCCGGCTTTGATTTTACTGAATACAGACAAAGCTGCCAAGCCCATCGAGGAGATCCGGGTGAAAACCCTGGAGGAAATCCGTCTGGAAAGAGCCAACCAGAGGCGAGGGGAACCCCCAGCCAAAATCCCAGGAGAAGGCAGGAAAACAGAAGATCCCAACCCCGGAGCCAGATCCTCCCCGGCCATCCGCATCAAATCCCTGGCGGGAGCCCTGGCAGAGAAAAACCACAAGAGGctgggagaagagaaggaaaaacccgAAGAATTCCCCAGCAAAGCCAAAGCTGAGGCTGATCCTGGAAAACAGAACATTCCTGCCCCAGCTGTGGTGGGAAGGGTGCAGCTGGCAGAGCCGGGAAGAGCCAAAGCAGCCGGAGAAGTGCGGATCAAAACCTTGGAGGAGATCAAGAGGGAGAAAGCCCTGAGGATGCAGCAGAGTGGGGAGAAcgttcctgctcctcctgcccagcccGAGCCAGCCCTGAGGGGCAGGAAACTGCTCCGGGTCACCAAGGTCATAGGTGAGGAGGGAGCTGCTTCCCCTTGGGAACAAATCCCAATTGACTCAGGAATCGCTTGGAGTTTTCCTTCTGTGGGTGCTTGAAAAGTTTCAGGCTCCAGAGTTGGAAGGATCACAGGATTTTCCATGAATTCCATGAGTTTTGTGTGTTTTCCACTGGAAAATTCATTCCTTGAGGAGCTTTCAGGCTCCAGAGTTCGAAGGATCACGGGATTTTCCATGAATTTCCGTGTGTTTTCCACTGGAAAATTCATTCCTTGAGTTTTCAGGCTCCAGAGTTAAAAGGATCACGGGATTCTCCATGAATTCCATGAGTTTTGTGTGTTTTCCCCTGGAAAATTCATTTCTTGCAGATCTTTCAGGCTCCAGAGTCAGAAGGATCACGGGATTTTCCATGAATTCTATGAACTTCCTTGTGTTTTCCCCTGGAAAATTCATTCCTTGAGGAGCTTTCAGGCTCCAGAGTTCGAAGGATCACAGGATTTTCCATGAATTTCCGTGTGTTTTCCACTGGAAAATTCATTCCTTGAGTTTTCAGGCTCCAGAGTTAAAAGGATCACGGGATTCTCCATGAATTCCATGAGTTTTGTGTGTTTTCCACTGGAAAATTCATTCCTTGAGGAACTTTCAGGCTCCAGAGTCAGAAGCATCACGGGATTCTCTGTGAATTCCATGAACTTCCTTGTGTTTTCCACTGGAAAATTCACTCCTTGAGGAGCTTTCAGGCTCCAGAGATAGAAGGATCATGGGATTCTCCATGAATTCCATGAGTTTTGTGTGTTTTCCCCTGGAAAATTCATTTCTTGCAGAGCTTTCAGGCTCCAGAGATAGAAGGATCACAGGATTTTCCATGAATTCTATGAACTTCCTTGTGTTTTCCACTGGAAAATTCATTCCTTGAGGAGCTTTTAGGCTCCAGAGTTAAAAGGATCACGGGATTTTCCATGAATTTCCATGTGTTTTCCACTGGAAAATTCACTCCTTGAGTTTTCAAGCTCCAGAGTTAAAAGGATCACGGGATTTTCCATGAATTCCATGACTTTTGTGTGTTTCCCACTGGAAAATTCATTCCTTGAGGAACTTTCAGGCTCCAGAGTCAGAAGGATCACAGGATTTTCCATGAATTCTATGAACTTCCTTGTGTTTTCCACTGGAAAATTCATTCCTTGAGTTTTCAAGCTCCAGAGTTAAAAGGATCACGGGATTCTCCATGAATTCCATGAGTTTTGTGTGTTTTCCACTGGAAAATTCATTTCTTGAGGAGCTTTCAGGCTCCAGAGTTAAAAGGATCACGGGATTCTCCATGAATTCCATGAGTTTTGTGTATTTCCCACTGGAAAATTCCCTCCTTGAGGAACTTTGTAGTGTCATTCCCACCTTGCTTTTTTCTGGCCTGGCTCTGTGGGCTCTTCCCTGTGCTGGAATCCATTCCATTCCTCTTTGGAATATTTTTTGGGAAGGGTTTATCAACTCCTGAGCACGAGGGCATTAAAAATCTCATTGTTAAGATGCTTTAATCCATGGAAAAAGAGATGATGGGcctgagggagagagaaaatccTGCAGGAATTGCTTCCTGTTATtaaaaatagggaaataaaaccCTCCTCCAAGGTTATTTATTTCTACTCTGgaccaatttttttatgttttccttGGTTTAAAGCAcctggaagagaagaaaaaatgatTGTGGAGCTGAACAAACCTTCCAACAAAGGGGTCTCTGCACCTGCTGAGGTGAGTCTGAACAGATTTAGAATGAAACCCTCAAATTCTGAT
Above is a window of Aphelocoma coerulescens isolate FSJ_1873_10779 chromosome 26, UR_Acoe_1.0, whole genome shotgun sequence DNA encoding:
- the ZC3H11A gene encoding zinc finger CCCH domain-containing protein 11A isoform X1 — its product is MSNHGDDCYFFFYSTCNKGDSCAFRHCEAALGSETVCTLWQEGRCFRNVCRFRHMEIDKKRSEIACYWENQPGGCQKHNCAFHHTKGRYVDGLFLPPSKTTLPSPPEAAEDEVKMVQMQQNKLSVQSNPSPQLRGVMKVENSENVPSPTHPPVVINAADDDEDDDDQLSEEGEETKTPVQPPTTETHNGLRVISTRKSNSSAKQDDDLNFGIKTLEEIKLKKLKEKAKKQGEGPSGVAVDPLQARSIPVPEKENVRTVLRTVTLSSKEGEDPVIQLNLPDRLGKRKTLTAGKTFLPLRRNVADRLGRKAELQGNADKAPKRGTVQVLKSLKERLGLPSEQSSTETDKAAKPIEEIRVKTLEEIRLERANQRRGEPPAKIPGEGRKTEDPNPGARSSPAIRIKSLAGALAEKNHKRLGEEKEKPEEFPSKAKAEADPGKQNIPAPAVVGRVQLAEPGRAKAAGEVRIKTLEEIKREKALRMQQSGENVPAPPAQPEPALRGRKLLRVTKVIAPGREEKMIVELNKPSNKGVSAPAENAGNSGVQVKSLEEIMWEKRQLKQRQEEKLQKGPIPAEKPEKNKEKIPGSGSPESAVGSAHQLGRRKVVKFQEDGVGNPEKDPAASPGKKGAQVAERKAKTKSKVCLKPLDGKATASPKQPLKRKGPEGHPPAVVAVKPLSATSGDTKEPSAKAVAPAAPEDNPGSIPQRENSQSSPKLHVGSQADSLAQSEVSGSSSSSSSLEVPVKLRRLSSASSTKPPLSVEDDFEKLIWEISGGKLEAEIDLDPGKDEDDLLLELSEMIDS
- the ZC3H11A gene encoding zinc finger CCCH domain-containing protein 11A isoform X3; its protein translation is MSNHGDDCYFFFYSTCNKGDSCAFRHCEAALGSETVCTLWQEGRCFRNVCRFRHMEIDKKRSEIACYWENQPGGCQKHNCAFHHTKGRYVDGLFLPPSKTTLPSPPEAAEDEVKMVQMQQNKLSVQSNPSPQLRGVMKVENSENVPSPTHPPVVINAADDDEDDDDQLSEEGEETKTPVQPPTTETHNGLRVISTRKSNSSAKQDDDLNFGIKTLEEIKLKKLKEKAKKQGEGPSGVAVDPLQARSIPVPEKENVRTVLRTVTLSSKEGEDPVIQLNLPDRLGKRKTLTAGKTFLPLRRNVADRLGRKAELQGNADKAPKRGTVQVLKSLKERLGLPSEQSSTETDKAAKPIEEIRVKTLEEIRLERANQRRGEPPAKIPGEGRKTEDPNPGARSSPAIRIKSLAGALAEKNHKRLGEEKEKPEEFPSKAKAEADPGKQNIPAPAVVGRVQLAEPGRAKAAGEVRIKTLEEIKREKALRMQQSGENVPAPPAQPEPALRGRKLLRVTKVIAPGREEKMIVELNKPSNKGVSAPAENAGNSGVQVKSLEEIMWEKRQLKQRQEEKLQKGPIPAEKPEKNKEKIPGSGSPESAVGSAHQLGRRKVVKFQEDGVGNPEKDPAASPGKKGAQVAERKAKSCGSSCSRGQPRLHPSERKFPEQPQAARGEPGRFPGTVRGVRLLLLLLLPGSSSEAATPQLCQLHQTPPVRGGRL
- the ZC3H11A gene encoding zinc finger CCCH domain-containing protein 11A isoform X2, with product MSNHGDDCYFFFYSTCNKGDSCAFRHCEAALGSETVCTLWQEGRCFRNVCRFRHMEIDKKRSEIACYWENQPGGCQKHNCAFHHTKGRYVDGLFLPPSKTTLPSPPEAAEDEVKMVQMQQNKLSVQSNPSPQLRGVMKVENSENVPSPTHPPVVINAADDDEDDDDQLSEEGEETKTPVQPPTTETHNGLRVISTRKSNSSAKQDDDLNFGIKTLEEIKLKKLKEKAKKQEGPSGVAVDPLQARSIPVPEKENVRTVLRTVTLSSKEGEDPVIQLNLPDRLGKRKTLTAGKTFLPLRRNVADRLGRKAELQGNADKAPKRGTVQVLKSLKERLGLPSEQSSTETDKAAKPIEEIRVKTLEEIRLERANQRRGEPPAKIPGEGRKTEDPNPGARSSPAIRIKSLAGALAEKNHKRLGEEKEKPEEFPSKAKAEADPGKQNIPAPAVVGRVQLAEPGRAKAAGEVRIKTLEEIKREKALRMQQSGENVPAPPAQPEPALRGRKLLRVTKVIAPGREEKMIVELNKPSNKGVSAPAENAGNSGVQVKSLEEIMWEKRQLKQRQEEKLQKGPIPAEKPEKNKEKIPGSGSPESAVGSAHQLGRRKVVKFQEDGVGNPEKDPAASPGKKGAQVAERKAKTKSKVCLKPLDGKATASPKQPLKRKGPEGHPPAVVAVKPLSATSGDTKEPSAKAVAPAAPEDNPGSIPQRENSQSSPKLHVGSQADSLAQSEVSGSSSSSSSLEVPVKLRRLSSASSTKPPLSVEDDFEKLIWEISGGKLEAEIDLDPGKDEDDLLLELSEMIDS